A single window of Paenibacillus sp. FSL H8-0537 DNA harbors:
- a CDS encoding cold-shock protein — translation MYSRKKFQEEVPEVSTKIWACTSDVCNGWMRANFSFEQSPTCLQCNSPMEESEKMLPQLVNSNDINRAKNSIPVAE, via the coding sequence ATCTATAGTCGGAAAAAGTTTCAAGAGGAAGTCCCTGAGGTCAGCACGAAAATATGGGCTTGCACGAGTGATGTTTGCAATGGCTGGATGCGTGCAAACTTTTCGTTCGAGCAGTCGCCCACTTGCCTGCAATGCAATTCTCCTATGGAAGAATCGGAGAAGATGCTGCCACAACTCGTCAACTCCAATGATATAAATCGGGCGAAAAACAGCATTCCAGTAGCGGAATAA
- a CDS encoding Bcr/CflA family multidrug efflux MFS transporter — translation MKQQVLISKQQPTSSARIRMALLLGALAAFAPLSIDMYLPALPELANYFGASASMAQLSLTACLLGIAVGQLIIGPLSDIYGRKKPLMIGLIVYVIASVLCIVAPSIETFVLLRLVQGLGGAAGIVLSRAIVRDMYDGPEMTKFFALLMLVNGVAPIAAPIAGGQVLQWTSWRGVFLVLGAIGVVMLFASWLGLRETLQEQNRLKGGLQSTLRTFGTLIRDRVFMGYALSQGFVTAAMFAYISGSPFVLQEIFGVSPQMFSVCFAINGVGIIIASQTAGRLAGKVSETKLLIVGLSMASIGGVALLLVILADLGLIAVLIPLFFVVSSVGVIQTASFTLAMQSQGKAAGSASALIGLLSFVIGAIAAPMVGLGGSHTALPMGIVIAASSIIAVLFYVFMARRGSVH, via the coding sequence ATGAAACAACAGGTGTTGATTTCGAAGCAGCAGCCGACTTCCTCTGCACGCATAAGGATGGCGCTGCTGCTTGGCGCTTTAGCTGCCTTCGCTCCATTGTCCATTGATATGTATTTGCCGGCATTGCCGGAGCTGGCGAATTATTTTGGTGCTAGCGCCTCTATGGCGCAGCTGAGTCTGACAGCCTGCTTGCTTGGTATTGCAGTGGGTCAACTCATCATTGGACCTTTAAGCGATATTTATGGCAGAAAAAAACCGCTTATGATTGGACTCATCGTATACGTTATAGCCTCGGTGCTATGTATCGTCGCGCCTTCGATTGAGACGTTCGTACTGCTGCGGCTCGTGCAAGGCTTGGGCGGGGCAGCCGGCATTGTGCTGTCCAGAGCGATTGTCCGGGATATGTATGACGGGCCCGAAATGACGAAGTTTTTCGCCTTGCTTATGCTGGTGAACGGGGTAGCGCCAATTGCAGCACCGATTGCGGGCGGACAAGTGCTGCAATGGACATCATGGCGCGGCGTTTTCCTTGTGCTTGGCGCCATTGGGGTTGTAATGCTGTTTGCGTCGTGGCTCGGGCTTAGGGAGACGCTGCAGGAGCAAAATCGATTAAAGGGTGGACTGCAAAGCACGCTGCGCACCTTCGGTACACTAATCCGGGACCGCGTATTTATGGGCTATGCGCTTTCCCAAGGCTTTGTAACCGCGGCGATGTTTGCTTACATATCGGGCTCTCCGTTTGTACTGCAGGAGATTTTTGGCGTCTCGCCGCAGATGTTCAGTGTATGCTTTGCTATTAATGGTGTTGGCATCATTATTGCCAGCCAAACGGCTGGCAGGCTCGCTGGCAAGGTGAGCGAGACGAAGCTGCTCATCGTTGGGCTCAGCATGGCATCCATTGGCGGTGTCGCGCTGCTGCTTGTCATATTAGCTGATCTTGGGCTGATTGCCGTTCTTATTCCGCTATTCTTCGTCGTATCCAGCGTCGGCGTCATCCAGACGGCGAGCTTTACGCTGGCGATGCAAAGTCAAGGTAAAGCAGCCGGAAGCGCCTCGGCGCTGATCGGCTTGCTATCCTTCGTCATTGGCGCCATTGCTGCGCCGATGGTAGGTCTGGGCGGCAGCCACACGGCGCTGCCGATGGGCATCGTTATTGCAGCATCAAGCATCATTGCTGTGCTGTTCTATGTGTTTATGGCGCGTAGAGGGAGCGTACATTAG
- a CDS encoding ABC transporter transmembrane domain-containing protein — translation MFIVLKKLGWFFKMDWKRYAIAGVLLILVGVLDIIPPWMTGYAIDGISQGSLADKEFYFIIGGWIAITIVGYIMSYIWFYQLFGGSFLLERIMRSQLMKHFMKMSPTFFERNRTGDLMARATNDLKAVSNTAGFGILTLIDSTFFMFTILAVMIATISFKLTLAALLPLPLMALAMSYFGGKIHSRFMEAQDSFGELNDQVLEAVSGVRVIRAFVQEEASQQQFSRKTDEVYEKNIAVARIDALFEPTMKILIGLSYLIGLCYGGYMVFKSEITLGELVSFNIYLGMLIWPMLAIGELINVMQRGNASLDRVNESLNYKPDVKDASEVVAVEEPETISFRKVTFRYPSSKVDNLVNVSFSIRKGQTLGIVGRTGSGKTTLLKQLLREYPIGHGNISVSDVPIEKLEIQRLLGWIGYVPQQPVLFSRSIRHNIWFGKKGEASEADLQRALERASFAKDIQFLPEGLETMVGEKGVALSGGQKQRVSIARALIADPEILMLDDALSAVDGKTEAEIIEGIRTERAGKTTLITTHRLSAIQHANWIIVLDEGRIVQEGTHEELLQAGGWYKEQYDRQQLESIVES, via the coding sequence ATGTTTATCGTACTTAAGAAGCTTGGATGGTTTTTCAAAATGGATTGGAAGCGCTACGCGATAGCGGGCGTGCTGCTCATTTTGGTTGGCGTATTGGATATTATTCCGCCTTGGATGACGGGCTATGCCATTGATGGCATTTCGCAGGGATCACTTGCTGACAAAGAGTTTTATTTCATCATTGGCGGCTGGATTGCCATTACAATTGTAGGTTATATCATGTCCTATATTTGGTTTTATCAATTATTCGGCGGGTCCTTCCTTTTGGAGCGCATAATGCGTTCCCAACTGATGAAGCATTTTATGAAAATGTCGCCGACCTTTTTTGAGCGCAATCGTACTGGCGATTTGATGGCTCGGGCAACGAATGACTTGAAGGCTGTCTCTAACACAGCAGGCTTCGGCATATTGACGCTCATTGACTCGACCTTCTTTATGTTCACCATTCTCGCGGTGATGATTGCGACAATCAGCTTCAAGCTGACGCTTGCTGCACTGCTGCCACTGCCGCTTATGGCGCTGGCGATGAGCTATTTTGGCGGCAAAATTCACAGCCGCTTCATGGAGGCGCAGGATTCCTTCGGCGAGCTGAATGACCAGGTGCTGGAGGCGGTGTCTGGCGTGCGCGTTATTCGTGCCTTCGTGCAGGAGGAAGCGAGCCAGCAGCAGTTCAGCCGCAAGACGGACGAAGTTTATGAGAAAAATATTGCGGTTGCCCGCATCGATGCGCTGTTCGAGCCGACGATGAAAATTCTTATCGGCCTCAGCTATTTGATCGGCTTATGTTATGGCGGCTACATGGTGTTCAAAAGTGAAATTACACTGGGCGAGCTGGTTTCGTTCAATATTTACTTGGGGATGCTGATCTGGCCGATGCTGGCGATCGGAGAATTGATTAACGTTATGCAGCGGGGCAATGCTTCGCTTGATCGGGTTAACGAATCACTAAACTACAAGCCAGATGTAAAGGATGCTTCAGAAGTAGTTGCAGTGGAAGAGCCAGAGACGATTTCATTCCGTAAGGTGACCTTCCGTTATCCTTCGTCGAAGGTCGATAATTTGGTTAATGTCTCCTTTTCGATTCGCAAAGGCCAGACGTTAGGTATTGTTGGCCGCACAGGAAGCGGCAAAACGACATTGCTCAAGCAGCTGCTCCGCGAATATCCAATTGGACACGGAAATATTTCCGTCTCGGATGTGCCCATTGAGAAGCTCGAAATTCAGCGCTTGCTCGGCTGGATCGGCTATGTACCGCAGCAGCCCGTGCTGTTCTCCCGTTCAATTCGCCACAATATATGGTTTGGGAAGAAGGGCGAGGCGAGCGAAGCGGATTTGCAGCGTGCGCTTGAACGGGCTTCCTTTGCCAAGGATATTCAGTTTTTGCCTGAAGGCTTGGAAACGATGGTCGGTGAGAAGGGGGTTGCCCTTTCAGGTGGGCAGAAGCAGCGTGTGAGTATTGCGCGTGCGCTCATCGCCGATCCGGAAATCTTAATGCTGGATGATGCGCTGTCTGCCGTAGACGGCAAGACGGAGGCGGAAATTATCGAGGGTATCCGCACAGAGCGTGCCGGCAAAACGACGCTTATTACGACGCACCGCCTGTCCGCGATTCAGCATGCGAATTGGATTATTGTGCTCGATGAGGGCCGCATTGTGCAGGAAGGCACTCATGAGGAGCTGCTGCAAGCGGGCGGCTGGTACAAGGAGCAATATGATCGCCAGCAGCTGGAGTCGATTGTTGAGTCCTAA
- a CDS encoding pirin family protein, which translates to MIKRYPANERNFFDIGWLRGSRSFSFGDYYDPDNAQFGVMRVCNEDEIAPGRGFGAHPHSDMEIVTIVLKGRLKHEDNLGNMEVTSAGEIQRMTAGSGIVHAEYNDSETEEGHFLQLWFMPRERGLTPSYEVHRYDQEKLVNAFLPIVTPEGTNGTAMIHQDMSIHLGRVEAGKRLYYSQKAGRRVFLMLIEGAADVNNIHMMAKDSLRAEFEPEILIKAKEDTFVMLIDMP; encoded by the coding sequence ATGATTAAGCGTTATCCTGCGAACGAGCGGAACTTTTTTGATATTGGATGGTTGAGGGGCTCACGCAGCTTCTCATTCGGTGATTATTATGATCCGGATAACGCTCAGTTCGGCGTCATGCGTGTATGCAACGAAGATGAGATTGCGCCGGGCCGTGGCTTCGGAGCGCATCCTCATAGCGACATGGAGATTGTGACCATTGTGTTGAAAGGCCGCCTTAAGCATGAGGATAATTTGGGCAATATGGAGGTTACCTCTGCTGGGGAGATCCAGAGGATGACAGCGGGCTCCGGCATTGTCCATGCAGAATACAATGATTCAGAAACCGAAGAGGGACATTTTCTGCAGCTATGGTTTATGCCTCGCGAGCGCGGGCTGACGCCTTCCTATGAGGTGCATCGGTACGATCAGGAGAAGCTGGTCAATGCTTTTCTGCCTATTGTCACACCGGAAGGGACGAACGGCACAGCGATGATTCATCAGGACATGTCGATTCATTTGGGCCGTGTTGAGGCAGGAAAACGTCTTTATTACAGTCAAAAGGCAGGCCGACGTGTGTTTTTGATGCTGATCGAGGGCGCTGCCGACGTCAACAACATTCATATGATGGCGAAGGACAGCCTTCGTGCGGAGTTTGAACCGGAAATTCTGATCAAGGCGAAGGAAGATACATTCGTCATGCTCATTGATATGCCTTAA
- a CDS encoding transposase — translation MGEQRQRYNEEFKRQTVKYVQEKTKTISDICEELNIPKSTLHQWIGQFRAFDQEEVNYPEKIRKLEQTLKEREAETRRKEREMADLKEEMAILKKALHIFSKEKN, via the coding sequence ATGGGAGAACAACGGCAACGATACAACGAAGAATTCAAAAGACAGACGGTTAAGTACGTACAAGAAAAGACCAAGACCATATCCGACATTTGTGAGGAGCTTAATATTCCCAAAAGCACCCTGCATCAATGGATCGGTCAATTTCGAGCGTTCGATCAGGAGGAAGTCAACTATCCAGAAAAAATCCGTAAGCTCGAACAAACCCTCAAAGAAAGGGAAGCGGAAACCCGTCGTAAAGAGCGGGAAATGGCGGATCTGAAAGAAGAAATGGCGATTCTAAAAAAGGCGCTGCACATCTTCAGCAAAGAAAAGAACTAA
- a CDS encoding IS3 family transposase, translated as MEDHRSEFRVEKMCQVLHVSRSGYYKWRTAAPSGRQQRKEKLTQRITWHYDDSLFRYGSPRIYNELLKEGWVVSERTVSFIMREKGLRSCMSRKFRVTTTDSNHEWPIAPNELQQDFSATRPNEKWVADITYIPCRQGKLYLASILDLYTKQIVGWQLSDHMTTDLVLDALRQAYTAKKPEKGLIHHSDRGSQYASKAYREQLSTYQMKASMSRRGNCYDNACIEAFHSILKRELIYCNPKFKTKQEAYEQLYRYLEFFYNRKRSNSTLGYMSPLRFEQLYYEKIA; from the coding sequence ATCGAAGATCATCGCTCCGAATTTCGAGTGGAGAAGATGTGCCAGGTGCTTCACGTATCCAGGAGCGGCTATTATAAATGGCGCACCGCAGCGCCGTCCGGAAGGCAACAGCGAAAAGAAAAGCTCACCCAGCGAATCACGTGGCACTACGATGACTCGCTATTCCGTTATGGAAGCCCCCGTATCTACAACGAGCTTCTAAAAGAAGGCTGGGTCGTATCGGAGCGTACGGTCAGCTTCATTATGCGCGAAAAGGGGCTGCGTTCCTGCATGTCACGCAAGTTCCGCGTCACGACAACCGATTCGAATCACGAGTGGCCGATCGCACCAAACGAGCTGCAGCAAGACTTTTCGGCAACTAGGCCCAACGAGAAGTGGGTGGCGGACATCACCTACATTCCCTGTCGCCAAGGGAAGCTCTATTTGGCGAGCATCTTGGATCTCTACACGAAGCAAATCGTAGGCTGGCAATTAAGTGACCACATGACAACGGATCTGGTACTAGATGCCCTGAGGCAAGCTTACACAGCGAAAAAGCCAGAAAAAGGACTCATCCACCACTCCGATCGTGGATCGCAGTATGCGTCAAAAGCCTACCGTGAGCAACTCAGCACCTACCAGATGAAGGCCAGTATGAGCCGGCGAGGAAACTGCTACGATAACGCTTGTATTGAAGCCTTTCACAGTATTTTAAAACGTGAATTAATTTACTGTAATCCCAAATTTAAAACCAAGCAAGAAGCCTATGAGCAGTTGTATCGGTATTTGGAATTCTTTTATAACCGAAAACGTTCAAACAGCACGCTTGGCTATATGTCACCCTTACGTTTCGAGCAGCTTTATTACGAAAAAATAGCATAA
- a CDS encoding ABC transporter ATP-binding protein, with the protein MGLTGKRLFQYAMLYKKPIIGALVLLLLAVTAELAGPFIAKRMIDQNILGIEKTWYETAKQDSFAVEHNGKWYKRVDHLSAGEPQGESVRILQSGRTFYWLEGKLPFEDGKRKVEGQQMTLTSKATGEMVTFPVTALSAKELFAFYKPETPGIIKLAALYCVLLLIGGFLTYGQRLLLQTSANSIVRRMRNDVFEHTQRLPVNYYDTLAAGQVVSRITNDTEAVRELYVSVLANFFSAIIYMSAIYVALFFLDWRLALFALPLVPLLLVWIKVYRRFAAHYNKVIRAKLSEINGMINEAIQGMPIIQAFRRQKETMEEFDELNNHYFKYQNKLLHLNSITSHNMVQVIRNIMFLVVIWMFWGNWFGTILLVGTLYAFIDLMNRMFQPIVGVVNQLSNLETARVSAERVFKLMDEEGIDVESGKIERYKGEVQFKDVTFAYKKEDYVLKNISFVARQGETVALVGHTGSGKSSILNLLFRFYDLKQGSILIDGRDVLDIPKQQLRQHMGIVLQDPFLFTGTIASNVSLGNPEISRERVEQALRDVGAYEMFMQFPGGIDAPVIEKGSTLSAGQRQLISFARALAYDPAILILDEATASIDTETEAIIQEALDVLKKGRTTFVIAHRLSTIRQADQILVLDHGEIVERGSHDQLMEHSGKYFAMYQLQLGAPVTA; encoded by the coding sequence ATGGGCTTAACAGGTAAACGATTGTTTCAATACGCCATGCTATATAAGAAGCCGATTATTGGAGCTCTTGTGCTGCTGCTGTTAGCGGTAACCGCAGAGCTCGCGGGACCGTTCATTGCCAAGCGCATGATCGACCAAAACATACTTGGCATTGAGAAGACATGGTATGAGACGGCGAAGCAAGACAGCTTCGCGGTTGAGCATAATGGAAAATGGTACAAACGCGTGGATCACCTGTCGGCTGGAGAGCCGCAGGGTGAGAGTGTGCGGATATTGCAGTCGGGAAGAACGTTTTATTGGCTTGAAGGGAAGCTGCCCTTCGAGGATGGAAAACGCAAGGTAGAGGGGCAGCAGATGACCCTTACGAGCAAAGCGACAGGAGAGATGGTTACTTTCCCTGTAACCGCCTTGTCCGCAAAAGAGCTGTTCGCCTTCTACAAGCCGGAAACACCTGGCATTATTAAGCTTGCGGCGCTTTATTGCGTGCTGCTGCTCATAGGCGGATTTTTGACATATGGCCAAAGGCTGCTGCTGCAGACGTCAGCGAACAGCATCGTCCGCCGCATGCGTAATGATGTATTCGAGCATACGCAGCGGCTGCCCGTCAATTATTACGATACACTGGCCGCAGGCCAAGTCGTATCACGCATTACGAATGACACCGAGGCGGTGCGGGAGCTGTATGTTTCGGTATTGGCGAACTTTTTCTCAGCCATCATTTATATGTCGGCGATCTATGTAGCATTGTTCTTTCTTGACTGGCGTCTGGCGTTGTTCGCACTGCCGCTGGTGCCGCTGCTGCTCGTATGGATCAAGGTATATCGCCGCTTTGCGGCGCACTACAATAAGGTTATTCGAGCTAAGCTCAGCGAAATTAACGGCATGATCAATGAGGCTATTCAAGGGATGCCGATTATTCAGGCTTTCCGCCGCCAGAAAGAGACGATGGAGGAATTTGATGAGCTGAATAATCATTATTTTAAATATCAAAACAAGCTGCTTCATTTAAATTCCATCACCTCGCATAATATGGTTCAGGTCATCCGCAACATTATGTTTTTGGTTGTCATTTGGATGTTCTGGGGCAATTGGTTCGGTACGATTCTGCTCGTCGGTACGCTGTATGCTTTTATTGATCTCATGAACCGGATGTTCCAGCCGATTGTCGGCGTGGTGAACCAGCTCTCCAATCTGGAGACGGCACGCGTTTCAGCGGAACGTGTATTCAAGCTGATGGATGAAGAAGGCATTGACGTTGAAAGCGGTAAAATCGAGCGTTACAAGGGCGAAGTGCAGTTCAAGGACGTCACCTTCGCTTATAAAAAAGAAGATTATGTACTCAAGAACATTTCCTTCGTCGCTCGCCAGGGCGAGACGGTAGCGCTTGTAGGACACACCGGCTCCGGCAAAAGCTCCATTCTCAACCTGCTGTTCCGGTTCTATGACTTAAAGCAAGGCAGCATCCTGATTGATGGGCGCGATGTGCTGGATATTCCGAAGCAGCAGCTGCGCCAGCATATGGGCATCGTGCTGCAGGACCCGTTCCTATTCACGGGAACGATCGCGTCGAACGTCAGTCTAGGCAACCCGGAAATTAGCCGGGAGCGGGTAGAGCAGGCGCTGCGCGATGTTGGGGCGTACGAGATGTTTATGCAGTTTCCCGGCGGCATCGATGCGCCGGTTATCGAGAAGGGCAGCACGCTGTCCGCGGGCCAGCGCCAGCTGATTTCTTTTGCCCGGGCGCTCGCGTATGACCCGGCGATTCTGATTTTGGATGAAGCGACTGCGAGCATCGATACCGAGACAGAGGCGATTATTCAGGAGGCGCTTGATGTGCTCAAAAAAGGGCGCACGACGTTTGTTATTGCCCATCGCCTGTCGACGATTCGCCAGGCCGATCAAATTTTGGTGCTGGATCATGGCGAGATCGTTGAGCGGGGCAGCCATGATCAGCTGATGGAGCATAGCGGAAAATACTTCGCGATGTATCAATTGCAGCTGGGAGCGCCTGTAACGGCTTAG
- a CDS encoding GGDEF domain-containing protein → MVSLEVIIRYASRFIEKALIIGAHLITMSFLFFLNAQLLTAPALLLLPMLITVLFLRPYYLFVSLLVSMIYLFYLYFSYYYDEGFTDLDAFFFAGILIATALVGFAIIQRTRGLLVTLNRTLKSEQELLIKNIVMDRMSKIDPLTDLYNHKTFHEYVEKLIEYQDANPFNFQLAIIDIDNFKHVNDTYGHWVGDITLRQMAATLLKHLKTDDFAARYGGEEFILILHEESLEKALALVEEIRVSISQTKIAEMDNQSVTVSIGLHEHLPGESKEASFQEADQALYDSKNSGKNKTTIR, encoded by the coding sequence ATGGTGTCCCTTGAAGTCATTATCCGCTATGCAAGCCGCTTTATTGAGAAAGCACTCATTATCGGCGCTCATCTCATTACGATGAGCTTCTTATTTTTTTTAAACGCCCAGCTTTTAACAGCACCCGCCCTGCTGTTGCTTCCGATGCTGATAACGGTGTTATTTTTGCGGCCTTATTATTTATTTGTTTCTTTGCTCGTCTCGATGATTTACCTGTTTTATCTTTATTTTTCTTATTATTATGATGAAGGATTTACTGATCTCGACGCCTTCTTCTTCGCGGGTATTCTAATTGCCACAGCACTAGTAGGATTCGCAATTATTCAACGGACGAGAGGCTTGCTTGTCACGCTCAACCGTACGCTTAAATCCGAGCAAGAGCTGCTGATCAAAAATATCGTGATGGATCGAATGTCGAAAATCGACCCTCTTACCGATCTGTATAACCATAAAACATTTCATGAATATGTGGAAAAGCTCATTGAATACCAAGACGCTAACCCGTTCAACTTCCAGCTCGCGATTATAGATATCGACAACTTCAAGCATGTCAATGATACTTATGGGCATTGGGTTGGCGATATTACGCTTAGACAGATGGCCGCGACGCTGCTGAAGCACTTGAAAACCGATGATTTTGCCGCCCGTTATGGCGGGGAAGAATTTATACTCATTCTCCATGAAGAAAGCCTGGAGAAGGCGCTTGCGCTCGTTGAGGAAATTCGCGTGTCCATCTCCCAGACCAAAATCGCCGAAATGGACAATCAATCCGTCACTGTCAGCATTGGCCTGCACGAGCATCTCCCTGGCGAATCCAAAGAGGCGAGCTTCCAGGAAGCCGATCAAGCCCTCTACGATTCGAAAAATAGCGGCAAAAATAAAACGACTATCCGATAA